The following nucleotide sequence is from Penicillium digitatum chromosome 5, complete sequence.
CGCTTGTCACGATCATGATTTCACTAGCGTTCGAATTACGCCACCCGGCCGCTGTCTCGGCCTGGGCGAACTTCCTCGGTGTTCTAGCTGCGATCCTCGCGTCGATTCAGTACTTCCCGCAGATCTATACTACCTTCCGGCTGCGTTGCGTGGGGAGCTTGAGTATCTCTATGATGTGCATCCAGACGCCCGGGAGTCTTGTCTGGGCTGCTAGCCTGGCTGCCCGTAAGGGTTGGAGTGGTTGGAGTATCTGGGGCATTCTAGTTGTCACGGCCTGCTTGCAGGGTACCTTGTTGACGATGGCAATCTATTTCGACTCCTTCGGATCCAAAACCGAGTGGAAAGTTGGGCAGCCGGCTGGTCAGAATGAGGTTCCCGATGGATCGACTCTTGCTGGTGAACCTGCGCATGAGGAGCGACCATCTGAGGAGACGCCGCTGCTTCAGAGCCAGTGATGTGCGTGCGCATGATAGGTTTGCTATGCGTTGCTTCTATATACTACTATCCTGTAGCTTGGTAGAAAAGAAATCGCGTACAGTTTAGAATGATCGGTGATCCAAAAAATAAATTCTTAATAAATCTTTCCATGGGCATGTCGCAAGTCGAGGGGTGTCACTTGCGACAAAACGACAGATGTTTAAACCCGATCGCCACCGAGGTATATCCTCTTCACAAGAAAGCGCATCCCCCTCCCATCGCGTTGGGGTTATTTGTTTCGGGGCCCATAATTTACTGGGCGCTGTAGATCAGACGGAAGACGTCGTTGAGCACGAAGTAGCTTCCGGCACCATCGGGCTGCAGCTTGAAGCACTGGGTGTAGTTCATGGGCTTCTGCTCCTCATCGACCTGTTGATAGAGAAATTGACATTAGCTAAGAGGACAGCAGTTATGGGCATTCAACATACGAGGAGAGCGCCAGTAACCAGGACAACAATGCCATCTCCGCTGGAGGGCTGGGCGTCGAAGGTAGCAATCTGGTGCTGAACCTTCTGGAAGGGCAAAGCCTAGAGTTGCAAAATCAGAATTAGAGTACTTGAGATGAAGGATTTCGGGATTGACGAACGCTGAGCTTCTCAGTGATGGCAGAGACACCCTGGACCGAGCTGGTCTCGAAGGTAAGCATAGACTGGTCACGCTATTGGTTGATTAATGTTGTTAGTCCACATTCCCATATCTCTTGCTTGTAAGGATATCTCGAGAGCGAGGCTTACGTAGAGGCCAGCCAGGCCAGCGCGGTTTCCGTCGAAGGTCTGGTAGTAGAATTGCACAAACTGCTCTGTGCAGGTTGATCACAAGTTAGGACATAATTCTTTGTTTATGATATGTCATCCATCTCTTGGGGCATCGGTTTTATCTAGGATGACCCGGATCGGGGGAAACAGGCGCATCGCTGGATCTGTATGGATGAAACAGGCAAGCGTGGGTTTAACGTACGAGCAATAGCGTTGAAGTCTGTACAAATCACCATGCTTGTTAGCCAATTTCTCAAATTTATGTCCGCATTGTTTTCTTCGTTAGTTCCCATCGCATTGCGCATAACATAGTCACACACTGCTGTCTGGGATC
It contains:
- a CDS encoding PQ loop repeat protein, with the protein product MDSYCRELASPGVFQTVLSVLIILGIILSYLPQHIRIISRRSSFGISPYFVLLGVTSGTSAFANILVFPSTAQDVACCQEISGIACFAGLLGVFQVAMQWLCFFSILLLYVIYFPRATSPTDPVGTVSSTSGGPTYRTALVITGICLLHALVTIMISLAFELRHPAAVSAWANFLGVLAAILASIQYFPQIYTTFRLRCVGSLSISMMCIQTPGSLVWAASLAARKGWSGWSIWGILVVTACLQGTLLTMAIYFDSFGSKTEWKVGQPAGQNEVPDGSTLAGEPAHEERPSEETPLLQSQ
- a CDS encoding Nuclear transport factor NTF-2, putative; the encoded protein is MADFNAIAQQFVQFYYQTFDGNRAGLAGLYRDQSMLTFETSSVQGVSAITEKLSALPFQKVQHQIATFDAQPSSGDGIVVLVTGALLVDEEQKPMNYTQCFKLQPDGAGSYFVLNDVFRLIYSAQ